The genome window GACAAGGATGAAGAGCCGGAGGAGGTTGCACACCGCGAAGCCGAGGAGGAAGCTGGGCTGACATTCTCCGCGCTGTGGCCGATCACCAAGTATTTCCCGTCGCCCGGCGGCAGTACCGAATTTGTCCACTTGTACCTGGGCCGTTGCGACAGCTCGGGCGCGGGCGGCGTCCATGGATTGGAAGAAGAAGCTGAAGATATCCGCGTCACCGTGTGGGCCTTCGAAGATGGCCTGCAAGCGGTACGCGACGGCAAAATTTCCAACGCAGCCAGCATTATCGCCCTGCAATGGCTTGCGCTTAATCGCGCAGAAGTGAGGGGGTTATGGCAGTAAAGGCACGGGAACGTTATCGAGTCGACCTGATCGGGCTGCAAGCCGCCTGCGAGGCCAACTATGCGCGGCTGATGCGCCTGCTCCCCGACATGCGCCATGCCCCCGAGGCACGGCGCATTGGCGTGACCCACGGCGACCAGATGCTCGGCGTGCTGGCCCTGGAAGTGATCGTCAACTGCCCCTACACCACCACCCTGCGCGTGCGCCAGGAACACAGCCTGCCTTGGCTGCCGGTGCCGCAGTTGGAAGTGCAGGTGTACCACGACGCGCGCATGGCCGAAGTGATCAGCGCCGAACATGCGCGGCGCTTTCGCAGCATCTATCCTTACCCCAACGTGTTCATGCACCAGCCCGATGAGAAGGCACAGCTCAATGTGTTCCTCGGTGAATGGTTGAGCCACTGCCTGGCCCTGGGCCATGAGTTCGAAGCCGTGCGGTAGATGTGAACTGCGTCCGCTTCCTGGGTTTCCTCTTTGTGTCCTGCCCCAGCATAATCACGCCAAACGTCCATTCCTGTGATTGCCTTGGGAGAGCGCCTTGCCGAGCGTATCCACCGTGAGCCCCGATGCACCGGCCTTGCTGGTGCAACTGTCCGACAGCCACCTGTTTGCCGACGCTGACGGCATGCTGTTGGGCATGAACACCCGTGACAGCCTGCAAAGGGTGATCGAGTTGGTGCGTGCGCAGCAGCCACGCATTGATCTGGTGTTGGCCACTGGGGATCTTTCCCAGGACGGCACATTGGAGTCGTATCAGCAGTTTCGCGATATGACGGCGCCCATCGGCGCCCCGACGCGCTGGATTCCCGGCAATCACGACGAGCCGCAGATCATGGCCCACGCCGCGGTGCACAGCGATTTGCTGGAGTCGGTGGTCGATACCGGCCAATGGCGCATCACCCTGCTGGACTCCGCCGTACCCGGTTCGGTGCCCGGTTACTTGCAGGACAGCCAATTGCAACTGCTCGCCCAGGCCCTGAGCGAGGCGCCAAACCGTCACCATCTGGTGTGCTTCCACCATCATCCGGTGCCCATCGGTTGCGCCTGGATGGAACCCATTGGCTTGCGCAACCCGGAGGCCCTGTTTGCGGTGCTCGACCGTTTCCCGCAGGTGAGGGCGGTACTGTGGGGGCATGTGCACCAGGAGATCGACCGCGAGCGCAACGGCGTGCGCCTGTTGGCGTCGCCGTCCACCTGTATCCAGTTCGCACCGGGCAGCGAGGATTTCAAGGTCAGTGAGCAAGCGCCGGGCTACCGCTGGCTGCGCCTGCATGCTGACGGACGGTTGGAGACCGGGGTGGAGCGGGTCCAGGGCTTCGAATTTACCGTGGACTACGGCAGCAACGGCTATTAACTGTGGGAGGGGGCTTGCCCCCGATGGCGGTGGATCAGTCAGATCTAACAGTGCCTGACACTCCGCTATCGGGGGCAAGCCCCCTCCCACATTGGATCTTCGGTGTATTGAGGGCTGAGGTCATCACACACGGCCCCGATCCCTGTAAACTGCGGCTCTTTGGCTGAGTCATGGAGAGCCCGGCATGTCCGCTTCGATCCTGTATATCCACGGTTTCAACAGCGCGCCTGCGTCCAACAAGGCCAGTCAGTTGATCACTGTGATGGGCGCTATCGGCCTGGCTGACCAACTGCGTGTACCGGCCCTGCATCACCATCCCCGTCAGGCGATTCCTCAACTGGAAGCCGCGATTGCCGAACTGGGTCGGCCACTGCTGGTCGGCAGCTCACTCGGCGGCTACTATGCAACCCATCTTGCCGAACGCCATGGCCTCAAGGCATTGCTGGTAAACCCGGCGGTCAGCCCGCATCGGATGTTCGACGGTTACCTGGGCACCCAGAAGAACCTCTACACCGATGAAACCTGGGAACTGACCCACGACCACGTCACGGCCCTGGCCGAGCTGGAAGTACCGGCGCCCCAGGACGCCGCGCGGTATCAGGTGTGGTTGCAGACCGGGGATGAAACCCTGGATTATCGCCTCGCCCAGCAGTATTACCGAGCCTGTGCCTTGCGCATCCAGGCCGGCGGCGACCATGGTTACCAGGGGTTCGCCCAGCAATTGCCGGCAATGTTGAGCTTTGCCGGCATTGGCGCAGATCAGTATCAATCCTTCGACTTTGCTGCACTGTAAAGTCGCAGGTCATTTTTTAATCGAACGACTCACGACGAGACCCCATGGCCACTCCCAGCGCTAGCTCTTATAACGCCGACGCCATCGAAGTCCTCTCGGGCCTCGACCCGGTGCGCAAACGCCCCGGCATGTACACCGACACCAGTCGGCCGAACCACCTTGCCCAGGAAGTCATCGACAACAGCGTCGACGAAGCCTTGGCCGGGCACGCCAAGTCGGTGCATGTCATTCTTCACGCTGACCACTCCCTGGAAGTGTCCGACGATGGTCGCGGCATGCCGGTGGATATCCACCCGGAAGAGGGCGTGTCGGGCGTCGAGCTGATCCTCACCAAGCTCCATGCGGGTGGCAAGTTCTCGAACAAGAACTACCAGTTCTCCGGTGGCCTGCACGGTGTGGGTATTTCCGTGGTCAACGCCCTGTCCACGCTGGTGCGGGTCAAGGTCAAGCGCGACGGCAACGAGTACCAGATGACTTTCGCCGATGGCTACAAGGCCACCGACCTGGAAGTGATTGGCACCGTTGGCAAGCGCAACACCGGCACCAGCGTGTACTTCGCCCCGGACCCGAAATACTTCGATTCGCCGAAATTCTCCATCAGCCGCCTCAAGCATGTGCTCAAGGCCAAGGCCGTGCTGTGCCCGGGCCTGCTGGTGACCTTTGAAGACAAAGGCACTGGCGAGAAGGTCGAGTGGCATTACGAAGACGGCCTGCGTTCGTACCTGGAAGACTCCGTCAGCGACTTCGAACGCCTGCCCAACGAGCCGTTCTGCGGCAGCCTGGCCGGTAATAAAGAAGCCGTGGACTGGGCGCTGCTGTGGTTGCCGGAAGGCGGCGACAGCGTGCAGGAAAGCTACGTCAACCTGATCCCCACGGCCCAGGGCGGCACCCACGTGAACGGTTTGCGTCAGGGCCTGCTGGATGCCATGCGCGAATTCTGCGAATACCGCAGCCTGCTGCCACGCGGCGTGAAGCTGGCGCCGGAAGATGTGTGGGAGCGCATTGCGTTCGTGCTGTCCATGAAGATGCAGGAGCCGCAATTCTCCGGCCAGACCAAAGAGCGCCTGTCGTCGCGCGAAGCGGCGGCGTTTGTCTCCGGTGTGGTCAAGGATGCATTCAGCCTGTGGCTCAACGAACACCCTGAACTGGGCCTGGCCCTGGCCGAACTGGCGATCAACAACGCCGGCCGTCGCTTGAAGGCCAGCAAGAAGGTCGAGCGCAAGCGCATCACCCAGGGCCCGGCACTTCCAGGCAAGCTGGCCGATTGCGCCGGGCAGGACCCGATGCGCTCCGAGCTGTTCCTGGTGGAGGGTGACTCCGCCGGCGGTTCCGCCAAGCAAGCGCGGGACAAGGAGTTCCAGGCGATCCTGCCGTTGCGCGGCAAGATCCTCAACACCTGGGAAGTCGATGGCAGCGAAGTCCTGGCCAGCCAGGAAGTGCACAACATCGCCGTGGCCATTGGTGTAGACCCGGGCGCGGCGGACATGAGCCAGTTGCGCTACGGCAAGATCTGCATCCTCGCCGACGCCGACTCCGATGGTTTGCACATTGCCACGCTGCTCTGCGCGTTGTTCGTGCAGCACTTCCGCCCGCTGGTGGATGCTGGCCACGTCTACGTCGCCATGCCACCGTTGTACCGGATCGACCTGGGCAAGGAGATTTTCTACGCCCTCGACGAAGCCGAGCGCGATGGCATTCTCGACCGCCTGGTGGCCGAGAAGAAGCGCGGCAAGCCGCAGGTCACGCGATTCAAGGGCCTGGGTGAAATGAACCCGCCGCAACTGCGCGAAACCACCATGGACCCGAACACTCGGCGCCTGGTGCAGCTGACGCTGGGCGACGACTTCGCCGCGACCTCGGAAATGATGGACATGCTGCTGGCGAAGAAACGCGCGCCGGATCGCAAGTCCTGGCTGGAATCCAAAGGCAACCTGGCCGAGGTTCTGGGCTGATGCGCACAGGTTTCGCCCTGGCGATCCTGATGTTGAGCGGTTTGGCGGCCACCCAGGTGGCTGCCGCGCCTGCGGCCGAGCTCAAGCTGGTGTCCGAACACCCGGTGGACGGCATGCGCGGCGGCAACCTGTCGGGGCTGGCGTTGTGCGGTAGCGAGTTGTGGACGGTTTCCGATCGCGATGACGACCAGATCTACCGCCTGGACATCACCGCACCGACCTGGAAGGCTGAAACGGTAAAGATCGACGTGCCACCGGTGCCCGAGTCCGGCTTGCCGTGGGGGTTGCGTTCACGTACCAAGGCCGCGTCGTTCATTCGCGGTGGCGACCTGGATTTTGAAGGGATCACCTGCGATGCCGCCGGTAACCGCTACATTGTCAGCGAAGCCCATGCGGCGGTGCTGCAAGTGCCGGTGACGGGCGCGCCTGAGTGGTTGAAGATCGCACCCGGCATGGTGCGTGAAGCGCGGGCCAGCGGTATGTTGCTGCACTTCAATGCATTGTTTGAAGGCCTGGCGATCAACCCTGAGGGCAATCAGATCTGGCTGGCGGCTGAGCGTGAACGGCGTGGCCTGATTTCCATCAAGCGTCCGCAAAGCCTGTGGGATTGCGACGGCCCGTGCGTGTTGTTGAGTGAGGCGGGCACCGAGATGCAGCCTGCCCAGGTGCCCAAGGCCAAGGCGGTCGCCAGGAATTTTTCGGATGTGGCGCTGTTTCAGGGCAAGTTGTTCACCCTCGAAAGCAGCCAATACCAGCTGTGCCGCCGCGATGCCGTTACGGCAGCGGTCGAACAGTGCTGGTCATTTGCTTCCGAAATGCTCACGCCGCAACGCCGATACGATCAGCCTTACGGCCTGGCCGAAGCGCTGGTGGTGGATGCCGATGGCGCCTGGATCGGTCTGGACAACAACTTCGGCCCCCGCGCCGATGGTGAAAAACGCCCCATGGTCTATCGTTTTGCCGCCCCTGTCGGTGGCTGGAGAGCCCGGCCATGAACCCCTGCTTTTTTGAATTGACCCGGTGCAGCGGCAGTTCCGTTGCGCCTTACACGACAATGATGAGGCCCGCATGAGTGACATCCTCGCAGACAGCTTAGACGGCGTAGAGCGCCGGTCGCTGGCTGACTTCACCGAAAATGCCTACCTCAACTACTCCATGTACGTGATCATGGACCGTGCCTTGCCGCATATCGGCGACGGCCTTAAGCCCGTACAACGGCGCATTATCTACGCCATGAGTGAGTTGGGCCTGGATGCCGATTCCAAGCACAAGAAATCGGCGCGTACCGTCGGTGACGTGCTCGGTAAGTTCCACCCTCACGGCGATTCTGCCTGCTACGAAGCCATGGTGCTGATGGCGCAACCGTTCAGCTATCGCTACACGCTGGTGGACGGCCAGGGTAACTGGGGGGCGCCGGATGATCCCAAGTCCTTCGCAGCCATGCGATACACCGAAGCGCGCCTGTCGCGTTACTCGGAAGTCCTGTTGAGCGAACTGGGGCAGGGCACCGCCGATTGGGGGCCTAACTTCGACGGTACTCTCGACGAGCCGCTGGTGTTGCCGGCACGTTTGCCGAATATCCTGCTCAATGGCACCACCGGTATTGCGGTGGGCATGGCCACTGACGTACCGCCGCACAACCTGCGTGAGGTCGCCACGGCCTGCGTACGTTTGCTGGATGAGCCCAAAGCCACGGTGGAGCAGCTCTGCGAGCATATCCAGGGGCCGGACTATCCGACCGAAGCGGAAATCATCACACCGCGCGCCGACCTGCTGAAAATGTACGAAACCGGTAAGGGCTCGGTACGCATGCGCGCCGTGTACCACATCGAGGATGGCGACATTATCGTCACTGCGCTGCCGCACCAGGTGTCCGGCGCCAAGGTGCTGGAGCAGATCGCCGCGCTGATGCAGGCCAAACCGTCGAAACTGCCGCAGGTGGCCGACCTGCGTGACGAATCCGACCACGAAAACCCCTGCCGGATCGTGATCATCCCGACCAACAGCCGGGTCGACCATGAAGTGCTGATGCAGCACCTGTTTGCCAGTACCGACCTTGAGTCCAGCTACCGGGTCAACGTCAACATCATCGGCCTGGACGGCAAGCCGCAGTTGAAGAACCTGCGCAACCTGCTGGTGGAGTGGCTGGAATTCCGCGTGCAGACCGTGCGTCGCCGCCTGCAATTCCGCCTCGATAAGGTCGAGCGCCGCCTGCACCTGTTGGACGGCTTGCTGATCGCCTACCTCAACCTGGATGAAGTGATCCACATCATCCGTACCGCCGAGCACCCGAAGGCCGAGCTGATCGCGCGTTTCGAGCTGAGCGAGATCCAGGCGGACTACATCCTCGACACCCGCTTGCGTCAATTGGCGCGACTGGAAGAAATGAAGCTGCGCGACGAACAGGACGCGCTGCTCAAGGAACAAGCCAAGCTGCAAGCCCTGCTGGGCAGCGAAGCCAAGCTGAAAAAGCTGGTGCGCAGCGAGCTGATCAAAGACGCCGAAACCTACGGCGACGACCGTCGTTCGCCGATTGTGCAGCGTGCTGAAGCGAAAGCCCTGACAGAAACCGAGCTGCTGCCGAACGAGAAAATAACCGTCGTTCTGTCGGAAAAGGGTTGGGTTCGTTCCGCCAAGGGGCATGATATTGACGCCACCGGTTTGTCGTACAAGGCCGGCGACGGGTTCAAGACTGCTGCTGCCGGGCGTTCCAACCAGTTTGCGGTGTTCATCGACTCCACCGGGCGCAGTTATTCGGTGCCGGCCCACACCTTGCCATCCGCACGGGGGCAGGGCGAGCCGTTGACCGGGCGCCTGACGCCGCCGCCAGGGGCGAATTTTGAATGTGTGCTGCTGCCGGACGATGATGCGCTGTACGTGATTGCGTCCGACGCGGGTTATGGGTTCGTGGTCAAGGGTGAAGACCTGCAGGCCAAGAACAAGGCGGGCAAGGCATTGCTGAGCTTGCCGAACAACGCCAAGGTGATTCTGCCGCGGCCAGTGGATGATCGTGAAAGCAACTGGCTGGCGTCGGTGACCACCGAAGGGCGCTTGCTGGTGTTCAAGATCAGCGACCTGCCGCAGCTGGGCAAAGGTAAAGGCAACAAGATCATCGGTATTCCCGGCGAGCGTGTGGCCAGTCGCGAAGAGTACGTGACCGATATCGCGGTGATCCCGGAAGGTGCAACCCTGGTGCTGCAGGCGGGCAAGCGCACGCTGTCTCTGCGCCCTGACGACCTTGAACATTACAAGGGCGAACGTGGTCGGCGTGGTAACAAACTGCCTCGAGGCTTCCAGCGAGTGGATGCCCTGCTGGTAGAAGCGCCGGTTTAACGCGTTTTAGAGCTCTCGATCTACGATTTAAAGCGTAGATCGACGCTTTGGCGCTGGAGTCATGGCGCATATTCACGGATGATATGGCCTTTCCAGCGCCGGCGTGGCCGAGCGTGTTTAGGTTATTTTTAGTATTACATTGTGGTTTGCCTTGTGGCAGCCACCTGGATGGGATGATGACTGCTCCACGCCTTCCTTTTATTTTCATGCTCGCTGGCCTTTTGGGGTTGGCGGGTTGCAGCACCCATCAACCGGTGTCGCTGTACCAGCTGGACAGCGGAAGTCCGGCTCAACCTGCACAGACCGCCGGCATGGCCGTCTTGCTCGGCCCGGTGGTCGTAGCTGATTACCTGCAACGCGAAACCCTCCTGCAACGTCAGAACGATGGCAGCCTGCAAGGTTCCACCGATGGCCGTTGGGCTGGCAGTTTGTCCTCCGACATCAACCAGTTGATGTTGCGCCAGGTGGCGGGCCAGTTGGACAGCCAGCGTGTGGTCCTCGCGCCTGCGCCCACCGGTTTTACCCCGGATGTGCAGGTGTTGCTGACCATTACCCGGCTTGACTCCGGTAAGTCGCAACCGGCAATTCTCGATGCGCAATGGCGCTTGATCGACCGTCGTGGGCAGGTGCGTGATAACCGCATCGTGCACTTGCAGGAGGAACACACCGGCTCCACAGCGTCCCAGGTCCAGGCCCAGGGCGTGCTGTTGCAGCATCTGGCGCAGCAGTTGTCGGTGGCGCTCAAGCCATTGGCCAACCAACCGCCGATTGCCGAGGCCCCACGCAAGCAGAGCGCCCCGGTCCAGGCCAAGCCGGCAGAGCCGCAGAAGCCGAAGATGCCGATGGCGACGCCGATCCGTACGGATATGGAAGTGTTCAGATTCTGACCTGAATCGCAGAGAAACTGTAGGAGCGAGCTTGCTCGCGAAAAACGCAAGAACAACGCGTTTTATCAGTAGTACCCTGTGATCGTTGACGGTTTTCGCGAGCAAGCTCGCTCCTACAGGGAGCGTAAAAAAGCCCGCCCATGAGTGATCATGGGCGGGCTTTTTATTGGACGAGGATTCAGCCTTTGGCGCGGGTCTCGTGCATCCGCGCCAACTGCCGCTCCAGCATCGACGGATACGGCTCCATCAACCGCTCTACACAACTGGCACCCTCAGGGCTGGCAATCGGGCGGATACGTGCGCGTTGGCGGATCAGCGTGTCTTCACTGATCTTGCGCTCCACCAGCAGCAGGTTGCGGCTATGTTGGGACAAGGCCAGGGCATCCTGGGCGATCTCGGTGAGCAACAGGTCGATCTGGCTTATGCCGAACAGATCGTCGCCCACTGTCAGGCCAAGCTGCAGTTGCAGGGTAATGCCGCTGTCTGCCACTTCGATCTGCAGTTCATGACCCAGGGCGCGCAGCAGTTCGCCGCAGCAAATGGCGTTGGTCAGGTAGTCTTCACCACTGTCTTCACTGTGGAACAGCATCAGCGTGCTGCCATCGTTCAGGGTGTGCAGTTCGCTCTGGTACAACGAGGCGGCCTGGTCGAGGCAGTCACGGTAGCGTTCCAGCAATTCGGTCAGGCGTGCGCGTGGCAGGCGACGCAGTTGATCCTGTGCACCCAGTTGCACCGCCAGAACGGCGCTGTACTGCGGTTCTGCACTCTTCACCGGAGCCGGTTTGGCGGCGACGGCCGGCGCGCTGGCCGAGGTGTCGCGCAGGTCGGCGAACGGGTCTTCGTCGTCCAGCTCGTCTTCTTCAGCTTTGAACGCCTGACGGGTGGCAGGTTTGAGGCCCGCCACCGGCGCGTCTTCCACTTCAAACTCAGGCTCATCGTCGAACTCAGGTTCTGGCTCAATCTCGCGCACCACCGGTTCCGGGGCGAAGCTGGCGTGCAGCTGGCGAGCGAGGTCGCCTATTTCGTCCTGGCGATCAGTGGCCGGGGTATGTTCGTCGATGTCCCGCAGCCAGATGCGCAGTTGCATCAAGGGCGTAGAGATGTGCCGTCCCAGGCGCAGGCTCAGGGCCAGGGCCAATGCCAGCAGGATCGCGCTGAGAATGCCCATGCTTTGCAGGCTGATGGTCATCGGCTGCTGGAATTGCTGCATGTCGAGGCTGATGCGCAGTTGGCCGGCCTTCACATCCTGAAAGGTAATATTGCTCGAATACAGGCCTTCGGCCTCACCCAGCAGGCCGTTTTTCGGGCGTTGCCCGGCTTCGGCCATGATCCGGTTGTCCACGCTGTAGATGGCGGCGTGGGCCACCAGCGGGTTCTTGGTCAGGTTGTTGAGCAGCACGTTGAGGCTGAGGATGTCGTTGGACACCAGCAACTCAGTCGCCGAGGTGGCGGTCTGGGTGGTCAGGCTCTCGCCCAGGGCGTCGGCTTGTTCGTGCATGGCCTGTTTGAACTGCAATCCCATCACGCAGGCGTAGATCACCAGGGCCAAGGCGACCAGGATCACGTTATGGCTGGCGATGCGTAATGCGATCGGTACACGGCGGTGGCGCAGTGCCCGGAAGATCAGCAGGAAGAAGTTATCGGTTTTTACTGGCGTGGGCCGGTTCACTTGCGCTCGGCTCTTGGTCCGTGAAGTTGACGCGCAGTATAGCGACAGCCCTAGGACCGGCAAAGCGCTGGCTGTGCCCGATGGTCACTGAAAGTGGGTAGAATGCGGTTTTTTTCCAGCCTGGGGGTGCGCCTTGCGCGAAATTGTCCTGATTAACATCACTGGGGAAGACCGCCCGGGTCTGACCGCAGCCATTACCGGTGTTCTGGCCCAGGGTGGTGTGAACATTCTCGACATCGGCCAGGCGGTGATCCACGACACCTTGTCGTTCGGCATCCTGGTCGAGATCCCGAGCACCGAGCAGGCGTCTTCGGTGCTCAAGGACATCCTGTTTACGGCGTACAAGCTGGACCAACAGGTGCGTTTCACCCCGGTGTCCGAAGCCGATTACCAGCAATGGGTTGCCGGCCAGGGCAAAAAACGCCATATCGTGACGCTGCTGACCCGCAAGGTCACCGCCGAGCAACTGCAGCGTGTCAGCTCCATTACCGCGCAATATGGCCTGAATATCGACCATATCGACCGTTTGTCGGGTCGTATGCCATTGGACACGCCGGCCGACAAGGGCAAGGGCTGCATCGAGTTCTCCGTGCGCGGTGAACCGGCCGACCCGCAAGCCCTGCGTGCCGAGTTCCTCAGCGTGGCCCAGGAGCTGAACGTCGATATCGCCTTCCAGGAAGACTCGCTGTTTCGCCGCAACCGCCGCCTGGCAGTGTTCGACATGGACTCCACCCTGATCGAAGCCGAAGTGATCGACGAACTGGCCAAGGCTGCGGGTGTTGGCGAGCAGGTCTCGGAAATTACCGAGCGTGCCATGGCTGGTGAGCTCGACTTCCGCGCCAGCTTCAAGGAGCGCCTGGCGCTGCTCAAAGGCCTGGACG of Pseudomonas azotoformans contains these proteins:
- a CDS encoding NUDIX domain-containing protein; its protein translation is MTDSAKSTPSTIEIVQRDNAYQGFYKLDRVQLRHEKFDGGMSRVINREVFVRHDAVCVLPYDPQRDEVVLIEQFRVGAMGRTDNPWLVEMVAGLIDKDEEPEEVAHREAEEEAGLTFSALWPITKYFPSPGGSTEFVHLYLGRCDSSGAGGVHGLEEEAEDIRVTVWAFEDGLQAVRDGKISNAASIIALQWLALNRAEVRGLWQ
- a CDS encoding DUF1249 domain-containing protein; translation: MAVKARERYRVDLIGLQAACEANYARLMRLLPDMRHAPEARRIGVTHGDQMLGVLALEVIVNCPYTTTLRVRQEHSLPWLPVPQLEVQVYHDARMAEVISAEHARRFRSIYPYPNVFMHQPDEKAQLNVFLGEWLSHCLALGHEFEAVR
- the cpdA gene encoding 3',5'-cyclic-AMP phosphodiesterase, translating into MPSVSTVSPDAPALLVQLSDSHLFADADGMLLGMNTRDSLQRVIELVRAQQPRIDLVLATGDLSQDGTLESYQQFRDMTAPIGAPTRWIPGNHDEPQIMAHAAVHSDLLESVVDTGQWRITLLDSAVPGSVPGYLQDSQLQLLAQALSEAPNRHHLVCFHHHPVPIGCAWMEPIGLRNPEALFAVLDRFPQVRAVLWGHVHQEIDRERNGVRLLASPSTCIQFAPGSEDFKVSEQAPGYRWLRLHADGRLETGVERVQGFEFTVDYGSNGY
- a CDS encoding YqiA/YcfP family alpha/beta fold hydrolase, with protein sequence MSASILYIHGFNSAPASNKASQLITVMGAIGLADQLRVPALHHHPRQAIPQLEAAIAELGRPLLVGSSLGGYYATHLAERHGLKALLVNPAVSPHRMFDGYLGTQKNLYTDETWELTHDHVTALAELEVPAPQDAARYQVWLQTGDETLDYRLAQQYYRACALRIQAGGDHGYQGFAQQLPAMLSFAGIGADQYQSFDFAAL
- the parE gene encoding DNA topoisomerase IV subunit B, producing MATPSASSYNADAIEVLSGLDPVRKRPGMYTDTSRPNHLAQEVIDNSVDEALAGHAKSVHVILHADHSLEVSDDGRGMPVDIHPEEGVSGVELILTKLHAGGKFSNKNYQFSGGLHGVGISVVNALSTLVRVKVKRDGNEYQMTFADGYKATDLEVIGTVGKRNTGTSVYFAPDPKYFDSPKFSISRLKHVLKAKAVLCPGLLVTFEDKGTGEKVEWHYEDGLRSYLEDSVSDFERLPNEPFCGSLAGNKEAVDWALLWLPEGGDSVQESYVNLIPTAQGGTHVNGLRQGLLDAMREFCEYRSLLPRGVKLAPEDVWERIAFVLSMKMQEPQFSGQTKERLSSREAAAFVSGVVKDAFSLWLNEHPELGLALAELAINNAGRRLKASKKVERKRITQGPALPGKLADCAGQDPMRSELFLVEGDSAGGSAKQARDKEFQAILPLRGKILNTWEVDGSEVLASQEVHNIAVAIGVDPGAADMSQLRYGKICILADADSDGLHIATLLCALFVQHFRPLVDAGHVYVAMPPLYRIDLGKEIFYALDEAERDGILDRLVAEKKRGKPQVTRFKGLGEMNPPQLRETTMDPNTRRLVQLTLGDDFAATSEMMDMLLAKKRAPDRKSWLESKGNLAEVLG
- a CDS encoding esterase-like activity of phytase family protein — protein: MRTGFALAILMLSGLAATQVAAAPAAELKLVSEHPVDGMRGGNLSGLALCGSELWTVSDRDDDQIYRLDITAPTWKAETVKIDVPPVPESGLPWGLRSRTKAASFIRGGDLDFEGITCDAAGNRYIVSEAHAAVLQVPVTGAPEWLKIAPGMVREARASGMLLHFNALFEGLAINPEGNQIWLAAERERRGLISIKRPQSLWDCDGPCVLLSEAGTEMQPAQVPKAKAVARNFSDVALFQGKLFTLESSQYQLCRRDAVTAAVEQCWSFASEMLTPQRRYDQPYGLAEALVVDADGAWIGLDNNFGPRADGEKRPMVYRFAAPVGGWRARP
- the parC gene encoding DNA topoisomerase IV subunit A, yielding MSDILADSLDGVERRSLADFTENAYLNYSMYVIMDRALPHIGDGLKPVQRRIIYAMSELGLDADSKHKKSARTVGDVLGKFHPHGDSACYEAMVLMAQPFSYRYTLVDGQGNWGAPDDPKSFAAMRYTEARLSRYSEVLLSELGQGTADWGPNFDGTLDEPLVLPARLPNILLNGTTGIAVGMATDVPPHNLREVATACVRLLDEPKATVEQLCEHIQGPDYPTEAEIITPRADLLKMYETGKGSVRMRAVYHIEDGDIIVTALPHQVSGAKVLEQIAALMQAKPSKLPQVADLRDESDHENPCRIVIIPTNSRVDHEVLMQHLFASTDLESSYRVNVNIIGLDGKPQLKNLRNLLVEWLEFRVQTVRRRLQFRLDKVERRLHLLDGLLIAYLNLDEVIHIIRTAEHPKAELIARFELSEIQADYILDTRLRQLARLEEMKLRDEQDALLKEQAKLQALLGSEAKLKKLVRSELIKDAETYGDDRRSPIVQRAEAKALTETELLPNEKITVVLSEKGWVRSAKGHDIDATGLSYKAGDGFKTAAAGRSNQFAVFIDSTGRSYSVPAHTLPSARGQGEPLTGRLTPPPGANFECVLLPDDDALYVIASDAGYGFVVKGEDLQAKNKAGKALLSLPNNAKVILPRPVDDRESNWLASVTTEGRLLVFKISDLPQLGKGKGNKIIGIPGERVASREEYVTDIAVIPEGATLVLQAGKRTLSLRPDDLEHYKGERGRRGNKLPRGFQRVDALLVEAPV
- a CDS encoding PqiC family protein; the encoded protein is MTAPRLPFIFMLAGLLGLAGCSTHQPVSLYQLDSGSPAQPAQTAGMAVLLGPVVVADYLQRETLLQRQNDGSLQGSTDGRWAGSLSSDINQLMLRQVAGQLDSQRVVLAPAPTGFTPDVQVLLTITRLDSGKSQPAILDAQWRLIDRRGQVRDNRIVHLQEEHTGSTASQVQAQGVLLQHLAQQLSVALKPLANQPPIAEAPRKQSAPVQAKPAEPQKPKMPMATPIRTDMEVFRF
- a CDS encoding AhpA/YtjB family protein, producing MNRPTPVKTDNFFLLIFRALRHRRVPIALRIASHNVILVALALVIYACVMGLQFKQAMHEQADALGESLTTQTATSATELLVSNDILSLNVLLNNLTKNPLVAHAAIYSVDNRIMAEAGQRPKNGLLGEAEGLYSSNITFQDVKAGQLRISLDMQQFQQPMTISLQSMGILSAILLALALALSLRLGRHISTPLMQLRIWLRDIDEHTPATDRQDEIGDLARQLHASFAPEPVVREIEPEPEFDDEPEFEVEDAPVAGLKPATRQAFKAEEDELDDEDPFADLRDTSASAPAVAAKPAPVKSAEPQYSAVLAVQLGAQDQLRRLPRARLTELLERYRDCLDQAASLYQSELHTLNDGSTLMLFHSEDSGEDYLTNAICCGELLRALGHELQIEVADSGITLQLQLGLTVGDDLFGISQIDLLLTEIAQDALALSQHSRNLLLVERKISEDTLIRQRARIRPIASPEGASCVERLMEPYPSMLERQLARMHETRAKG
- the serB gene encoding phosphoserine phosphatase SerB, giving the protein MREIVLINITGEDRPGLTAAITGVLAQGGVNILDIGQAVIHDTLSFGILVEIPSTEQASSVLKDILFTAYKLDQQVRFTPVSEADYQQWVAGQGKKRHIVTLLTRKVTAEQLQRVSSITAQYGLNIDHIDRLSGRMPLDTPADKGKGCIEFSVRGEPADPQALRAEFLSVAQELNVDIAFQEDSLFRRNRRLAVFDMDSTLIEAEVIDELAKAAGVGEQVSEITERAMAGELDFRASFKERLALLKGLDVSVLDSIGASLRLTEGAETLFAELKRLGYKTAILSGGFTYFAKQLQAKLGIDYVFANELEVVDGKVTGVAVEPIVDAQRKADLLKELAHKEGLRLEQTIAVGDGANDLPMLAIAGLGVAFRAKPLVKQSAKQAISTLGLDGVLYLLGFRDRDGQL